A DNA window from Pseudomonas wuhanensis contains the following coding sequences:
- the cysQ gene encoding 3'(2'),5'-bisphosphate nucleotidase CysQ — MNLNFPHPLMAPVVELALKAGEAILPFWRVNVAVTAKSDDSPVTAADMAAHHVILAGLTALDPSIPVLSEEDANIPQSVRAGWQRWWLVDPLDGTKEFISGSEEFTVNIALIEQGRVVFGVVSMPTNGRFYVGGAGMGAWRGDKGAEPLPIQVREVPAAGEAFTVVASRRHSSPEQERLLAGLSDSLGELQLANIGSSLKFCLLAEGAADCYPRLAPTSQWDTAAAQGVLEGAGGEVLDLNGEPFCYPARVSLLNEFFLALPAKAAWREKLLALARN, encoded by the coding sequence GTGAACTTGAATTTTCCCCATCCGTTGATGGCGCCGGTCGTTGAACTGGCTTTGAAGGCTGGCGAAGCGATCCTGCCGTTCTGGCGCGTCAATGTTGCCGTGACTGCAAAGTCCGATGATTCCCCGGTTACAGCCGCCGACATGGCCGCTCATCATGTGATTCTGGCTGGACTGACGGCGCTGGATCCGAGCATTCCGGTGCTGTCCGAAGAGGACGCCAATATCCCCCAGAGCGTGCGCGCCGGCTGGCAGCGCTGGTGGCTGGTCGATCCGTTGGACGGGACCAAGGAGTTCATCTCCGGCAGCGAAGAGTTCACCGTCAACATTGCGTTGATTGAGCAGGGGCGTGTGGTGTTCGGCGTGGTGTCGATGCCGACCAACGGGCGCTTTTATGTCGGCGGTGCCGGAATGGGTGCCTGGCGTGGCGATAAAGGTGCCGAGCCGTTGCCGATTCAGGTTCGCGAAGTTCCGGCTGCGGGCGAAGCCTTCACGGTGGTCGCCAGTCGTCGGCATTCAAGCCCTGAGCAGGAGCGGTTGCTCGCGGGGTTGAGCGACAGTCTGGGCGAGCTGCAACTGGCCAATATTGGCAGTTCGTTGAAATTTTGCCTGCTGGCGGAAGGGGCGGCGGATTGTTATCCGCGGTTGGCGCCGACTTCGCAGTGGGACACGGCGGCTGCGCAAGGTGTGTTGGAAGGCGCGGGGGGGGAGGTGCTGGATTTGAATGGTGAACCGTTCTGTTATCCGGCGCGGGTGTCGTTGTTGAATGAATTCTTTTTGGCGCTGCCGGCTAAGGCTGCGTGGCGGGAAAAGTTGTTGGCTTTGGCTCGCAACTAA
- a CDS encoding sigma-54-dependent transcriptional regulator, whose protein sequence is MTIDNRIQVVLIDDDPHLRQALSQTLDLAGLKILPLAEAKGLAGQLERDWPGVVVSDIRMPGMDGLELLTELHAQDPELPVLLITGHGDVPLAVQAMRAGAYDFLEKPFASDSLLDSVRRALDLRRLVLDNRSLRLALSDRNELSARLVGHSAPMLRLREQIGALAATKADVLILGETGAGKEVVARALHDLSSRRNGPFVAINAGALAESVVESELFGHEPGAFTGAQKRRIGKFEFANGGTLFLDEIESMSLDVQVKLLRLLQERVVERLGGNQLIPLDIRIIAATKEDLRQSADQGRFRADLYYRLNVAPLRIPPLRERGEDALMLFQHFADEASARHGLPPHELQPGHRALLLRHTWPGNVRELQNAAERFALGLELALDNNTPDGGVGSTIEVVSGGLSEQVENFEKSLIAAELARSHSSVRSLAEALGIPRKTLHDKLRKHGLNFADAGASSHTDDLD, encoded by the coding sequence ATGACCATCGACAACCGCATCCAGGTCGTGTTGATCGACGACGATCCCCACCTGCGCCAGGCCCTGAGCCAGACCCTGGACCTGGCCGGCCTGAAGATCCTGCCGCTGGCTGAAGCCAAGGGCCTGGCCGGGCAACTGGAACGCGACTGGCCGGGGGTAGTGGTCAGCGACATCCGCATGCCGGGCATGGACGGTCTCGAACTGCTGACCGAACTCCACGCCCAGGACCCGGAGCTGCCGGTGCTGCTGATCACCGGCCACGGCGATGTGCCGCTGGCGGTACAAGCCATGCGCGCCGGGGCTTATGACTTTCTGGAAAAACCTTTCGCCAGCGACTCTCTGCTCGACAGCGTACGTCGTGCTCTGGACCTTCGCCGGCTGGTACTGGACAACCGTAGCCTGCGTCTGGCCCTGAGCGATCGCAACGAACTGAGTGCTCGATTGGTCGGGCATTCAGCGCCGATGCTGCGCCTGCGCGAGCAGATCGGTGCGCTGGCGGCGACCAAGGCCGACGTGCTGATCCTCGGCGAAACCGGTGCGGGTAAGGAAGTGGTGGCCCGCGCGTTGCACGACCTGTCGAGTCGGCGTAACGGCCCGTTCGTGGCGATCAACGCCGGGGCTCTTGCCGAGTCAGTGGTGGAAAGCGAGCTGTTCGGTCACGAGCCCGGTGCGTTTACCGGCGCGCAGAAGCGCCGCATCGGCAAGTTCGAATTCGCCAACGGCGGCACGTTGTTCCTCGATGAAATCGAAAGCATGAGTCTGGATGTGCAGGTGAAACTGCTGCGCTTGCTGCAAGAGCGGGTCGTCGAGCGTCTGGGTGGCAACCAGCTGATCCCGCTGGACATCCGCATCATCGCCGCGACCAAGGAAGATCTGCGTCAATCCGCCGATCAGGGCCGCTTCCGTGCCGACTTGTATTACCGCCTGAACGTCGCGCCGCTACGCATTCCGCCGCTGCGCGAGCGGGGCGAAGATGCGCTGATGCTGTTCCAGCATTTCGCCGACGAAGCCAGCGCGCGCCACGGCTTGCCGCCTCACGAATTGCAACCGGGGCACCGGGCGCTGCTGCTACGTCACACCTGGCCAGGCAACGTGCGAGAACTGCAGAATGCCGCCGAACGCTTTGCCCTGGGCCTGGAACTGGCGCTGGACAACAACACGCCGGATGGCGGCGTCGGCAGCACGATTGAAGTGGTCAGTGGCGGTCTGAGCGAGCAAGTGGAGAACTTCGAGAAGAGCCTGATTGCCGCTGAACTGGCGCGCTCTCACAGCTCCGTGCGCAGCCTCGCCGAAGCGCTCGGCATTCCGCGCAAAACCTTGCATGACAAGCTGCGCAAGCATGGTCTGAACTTCGCCGATGCCGGCGCCAGCAGCCACACCGACGACCTTGATTGA
- the nudE gene encoding ADP compounds hydrolase NudE: MRQKPTVLAREIVATSRLFCVEELKLRFSNGVERTYERLVSKGTGHGAVMIVAMLDAEHAVLVEEYCGGTDAYELSLPKGLIEPGEDVLAAAERELMEEAGYGARQLEHLTELSLSPGYMSQRIQVVLATDLYEERLEGDEPEPMGVEKISLRELSSLAQNPRFTEGRALAALYLARDLLTQRGVFLP; this comes from the coding sequence ATGCGCCAGAAACCCACCGTACTCGCTCGCGAGATCGTCGCCACCAGCCGTTTGTTCTGTGTCGAAGAGCTGAAGTTGCGCTTTTCCAATGGCGTGGAGCGCACTTACGAGCGTCTGGTCAGCAAAGGCACCGGCCATGGCGCAGTGATGATTGTGGCGATGCTCGACGCGGAGCACGCGGTATTGGTGGAGGAGTACTGCGGCGGCACCGATGCATACGAATTGTCCCTGCCCAAAGGCTTGATCGAACCGGGCGAAGATGTGTTGGCAGCGGCCGAGCGGGAGCTCATGGAAGAGGCTGGGTATGGCGCGCGGCAGCTTGAACATCTGACCGAGTTGTCGTTGTCACCGGGCTACATGAGCCAGAGGATCCAGGTGGTGCTGGCCACCGACCTGTACGAAGAACGCCTGGAAGGTGATGAGCCCGAGCCGATGGGGGTGGAAAAGATCAGCCTGCGTGAATTGTCGTCTTTGGCGCAAAACCCGCGATTCACCGAGGGCCGTGCCTTGGCGGCGCTGTATCTGGCCCGTGACTTACTGACTCAACGTGGGGTGTTTTTGCCGTGA
- a CDS encoding thioesterase domain-containing protein, whose amino-acid sequence MNRDSRHLESILHHDIPLTRKMGLKVLDWHDQQLRLHLPLEANVNHKSTMFGGSLYCGAVLAGWGWLHLRLHEEGIKDGHIVIQEGQISYPLPVTMDATAICRAPSAAVWKKFLATYERYGRARLTLHSRIVNAGSDEDAVKFVGQYVLHR is encoded by the coding sequence ATGAACCGCGACAGTCGTCACCTGGAATCGATCCTCCATCACGACATTCCCCTCACGCGGAAGATGGGCCTCAAAGTGCTCGACTGGCACGACCAACAACTGCGCCTGCACCTGCCGCTGGAAGCCAACGTCAATCACAAAAGCACCATGTTCGGTGGCAGCCTGTATTGCGGCGCAGTACTGGCCGGCTGGGGCTGGCTGCATTTGCGTTTGCACGAAGAAGGCATTAAAGACGGGCACATCGTGATTCAGGAAGGGCAGATCAGCTACCCGCTGCCGGTCACCATGGACGCAACGGCGATTTGCCGGGCACCGAGTGCAGCGGTGTGGAAGAAGTTTCTGGCCACGTATGAGCGGTATGGGCGGGCCCGGTTGACACTGCATTCGCGGATTGTGAATGCCGGGAGTGACGAGGATGCGGTGAAGTTCGTGGGACAGTACGTGCTGCACCGATGA